A portion of the Kribbella jejuensis genome contains these proteins:
- a CDS encoding LacI family DNA-binding transcriptional regulator translates to MGKAPTIADVARVAGVSVPTVSRVLTGAIPVSAKRRELVERAIAELGYQPNAAARALVSGTRSMVAVLAANTSRYGYAKTVEGIEEAARAAGYMVVITVVETAEQDAVRTAVAMVLSHSVAGVIVLDFDEPGHAAVTALPQTVPVVVAAAAPSRAVKLPRAYLADQRGAREATSYLLSLGHETVHHIALPSSGRRGGRTAGWSAALQAAGIRPPKHLHTTWDPLHAYELAKSLAADPSVTAVLAGNDEVAAAVLRAMTEQGRSVPGDVSVIGFDDQPIASLVTPALTTVAQDFAELGRQSFALLENSINGSAGQDTVSVRTQLVLRGSTGPRRN, encoded by the coding sequence ATGGGCAAGGCTCCCACGATCGCCGATGTCGCGCGGGTCGCCGGGGTCTCGGTGCCGACCGTGTCGCGGGTGCTGACCGGAGCCATTCCGGTCAGCGCGAAGCGGCGTGAGCTGGTCGAACGCGCGATCGCCGAGCTGGGGTACCAGCCCAACGCCGCCGCGCGCGCCCTCGTCAGCGGGACCCGCTCGATGGTCGCCGTGCTGGCCGCCAACACGTCCCGCTACGGCTACGCCAAGACCGTGGAGGGCATCGAGGAAGCGGCCCGGGCGGCCGGCTACATGGTCGTCATCACGGTCGTCGAGACCGCCGAGCAGGACGCCGTCCGGACGGCGGTCGCGATGGTGCTGAGCCACTCCGTCGCCGGTGTGATCGTGCTCGACTTCGACGAGCCCGGCCACGCCGCGGTCACCGCCTTGCCGCAGACCGTACCGGTCGTGGTCGCCGCCGCGGCCCCGTCCAGGGCGGTCAAGCTCCCGCGTGCCTACCTGGCCGATCAGCGTGGCGCGAGGGAAGCGACGTCGTACCTGCTCAGCCTCGGCCACGAGACGGTGCACCACATCGCGTTGCCGAGCTCCGGCAGGCGCGGCGGGCGTACGGCGGGCTGGAGCGCGGCCTTGCAGGCGGCGGGGATCCGTCCGCCGAAACACCTGCACACGACCTGGGATCCGTTGCACGCCTACGAGCTCGCGAAGTCGCTGGCAGCCGACCCGTCGGTGACCGCCGTCCTCGCGGGCAACGACGAGGTCGCCGCGGCCGTGCTGCGCGCGATGACCGAACAGGGACGCAGCGTCCCCGGTGATGTGAGCGTGATCGGCTTCGACGACCAGCCGATCGCATCGCTGGTCACGCCTGCGCTGACCACGGTCGCGCAGGACTTCGCCGAGCTCGGCCGGCAGAGCTTCGCGCTGCTGGAGAACTCGATCAACGGCAGTGCCGGTCAGGACACGGTCAGTGTCCGCACCCAGCTGGTCCTCCGCGGCAGCACGGGACCCCGGCGCAACTGA